One stretch of Actinomycetota bacterium DNA includes these proteins:
- a CDS encoding DUF2252 family protein, with amino-acid sequence MERLLREQFRAYRATLRDDHRHLLERFEPVDMARKVVGVGSG; translated from the coding sequence ATGGAGCGCCTGCTCCGGGAGCAGTTCCGCGCCTACCGGGCCACGCTCCGCGACGACCACCGCCACCTGCTGGAGCGGTTCGAGCCCGTCGACATGGCCCGCAAGGTGGTCGGGGTGGGCAGCGGATGA